One genomic window of Pelmatolapia mariae isolate MD_Pm_ZW linkage group LG5, Pm_UMD_F_2, whole genome shotgun sequence includes the following:
- the LOC134627218 gene encoding monocarboxylate transporter 2-like, giving the protein MPPAPADVLGSKPLDGGWGWMVVIGAHISIGFAYSTPKALSIFFKDIQEDLQAGYSEIAWISSIMLAAMYAGGPVSSMLVNRFGSRPIVIMGGLMCGVSMVTASFGSSIAYLYFCIGVIGGCGLAFNLNASLTIISKYFLARRPLANGLAMAGSPVFLCFLAPLNQYLLGTYGWRGSLLILGGLMLNCCVAGALMRPVCKPLSCAPQQNVDRPNKCKTKIKGSCVKNTKKFVDLSFFRDRGFVIYLIGNVMFIFGAYAPIVFLSTYAVSQGVERYSAAYLLSIMGFVDMFVRPGTGLVANSKWIRPRIQYFFSFAMVFNGTCHLLCPLMKSYTLLVVYAVFFGVGFGMVFALIFECLMDLMGNQRFPSAVGLVTIMECFPMLLGPPAAGLLVDIFGDYKYLFLMCGSVITTGGLFLFVMNIYNYHMLEKEKRAKDRERNQTNIENQEQMRISAAEMEQPEAEETEMSTAQQDPESAETK; this is encoded by the exons ATGCCTCCTGCTCCAGCAGATGTTTTGGGCTCCAAGCCCCTGGATGGCGGTTGGGGCTGGATGGTGGTGATTGGGGCCCATATTTCCATTGGGTTTGCCTACTCCACACCCAAAGCCCTTTCCATTTTCTTTAAAGACATTCAAGAAGACTTGCAGGCTGGCTACAGTGAAATAGCATGGATTTCCTCTATTATGCTAGCTGCCATGTATGCAGGAG GACCGGTGAGCAGCATGTTGGTCAATCGTTTTGGGAGCCGACCAATTGTCATCATGGGTGGACTGATGTGTGGAGTGTCTATGGTAACCGCATCTTTTGGGAGCTCCATCGCTTATCTCTACTTCTGCATTGGCGTCATTGGAG GTTGTGGACTCGCCTTTAACCTGAATGCATCTCTCACCATCATCAGTAAATATTTTCTGGCCAGGCGTCCTTTAGCCAATGGACTTGCTATGGCTGGCAGTCCAGTGTTCCTGTGTTTCCTGGCTCCTCTTAACCAATATCTACTGGGCACATATGGCTGGAGAGGAAGCCTCCTTATCCTAGGGGGTCTGATGCTCAACTGTTGTGTTGCTGGAGCCCTCATGCGACCTGTTTGTAAGCCACTCTCTTGTGCACCGCAGCAAAACGTGGATCGGCCAAATAAGTGCAAGACTAAGATAAAAGGAAGCTGTGTGAAGAACACAAAGAAGTTTGTGGATCTGTCCTTTTTCAGGGACAGGGGCTTTGTCATTTACCTAATAGGAAATGTCATGTTCATCTTTGGAGCGTATGCACCCATTGTGTTCCTGTCTACCTATGCTGTTAGCCAAGGTGTTGAGAGGTACTCTGCAGCCTACCTGCTCTCCATTATGGGCTTTGTTGACATGTTTGTTCGACCTGGCACCGGCCTGGTAGCCAACAGCAAGTGGATCAGGCCTAGAATTCAGTACTTCTTCAGCTTTGCCATGGTTTTTAATGGAACGTGCCATTTGCTGTGCCCTCTGATGAAGAGCTATACCCTCCTGGTGGTCTACGCAGTATTTTTTGGTGTGGGGTTTGGGATGGTTTTCGCCCTGATATTTGAATGCCTTATGGATCTGATGGGAAATCAGCGCTTCCCCAGCGCCGTTGGACTTGTCACAATCATGGAGTGCTTCCCCATGCTGCTGGGACCACCTGCTGCAG GGTTACTGGTAGACATCTTTGGCGACTACAAGTACCTTTTCCTCATGTGTGGCTCAGTCATCACGACTGGCGGGCTTTTTCTCTTCGTCATGAACATCTACAACTACCACATgctggagaaagaaaagagagctAAAGACCGAGAGCGTAACCAAACTAACATAGAGAACCAGGAGCAGATGAGGATCTCAGCGGCAGAGATGGAGCAGCCTGAAGCTGAGGAGACGGAGATGAGCACAGCCCAGCAGGACCCAGAGAGCGCcgaaacaaaatga